From Streptomyces durmitorensis, a single genomic window includes:
- a CDS encoding ATP-grasp domain-containing protein — protein sequence MTKGEPATKNPDKGYVALLGWSLNAVEALDRFDRRYVVVAPEWAEEYCVDHGIPFVPWNFERLNDRSMEIAETLQSEGVDVAIPLYEETVEWAGAINSVLLDNPRLYGQAMLLRDKALMKRRAQLGGIRVGIFEEAHDRDDVTRFLKRVNQTLLKLDGDPNDPIHLKAFDKAGCLGHRVIRTPDEVDTIPDEEFPFLMESHLDGWEFAVEAWVHNGKIKFLNISEYVTLGYSVFVPATPELERYRPQITAQIEKLIKTFDIEFGFVHPEYFVTSDGEMYFGEVAYRPPGFKVFELLERAYGFNAYQGLVLAFDPKTTEEEIDAFFPREVVDASGIAGCFGVYPRRRVVSDLEIPEETEDDDYYESHDLSTPLEETVTKRTAFGTHWGLVYFFGDDPYRMRDLLKKQEELDFYV from the coding sequence ATGACAAAGGGCGAACCGGCCACCAAGAACCCTGACAAAGGCTACGTAGCGCTTCTCGGCTGGAGTCTCAACGCGGTGGAAGCCCTCGACCGGTTCGACCGGAGATACGTCGTCGTGGCGCCGGAGTGGGCCGAGGAATACTGCGTCGACCACGGCATCCCCTTCGTACCGTGGAATTTCGAACGGCTCAACGACCGCTCCATGGAGATCGCCGAGACCCTTCAGAGCGAGGGCGTCGACGTCGCGATCCCGCTGTACGAGGAAACCGTCGAATGGGCCGGGGCGATCAACTCCGTCCTCCTCGACAACCCGCGTCTGTACGGTCAGGCCATGCTGCTGCGGGACAAGGCGCTGATGAAGCGCCGCGCACAACTCGGCGGCATCCGGGTCGGAATCTTCGAGGAGGCCCACGACCGGGACGACGTGACCCGCTTCCTCAAGCGCGTCAATCAGACCCTGCTCAAGCTGGACGGCGACCCGAACGACCCGATCCATCTCAAGGCGTTCGACAAGGCGGGATGCCTCGGGCACCGTGTCATCCGCACTCCGGACGAGGTCGACACGATTCCGGACGAGGAGTTCCCGTTTCTCATGGAATCCCATCTCGACGGCTGGGAGTTCGCGGTCGAGGCGTGGGTGCACAACGGGAAGATCAAGTTCCTCAACATCTCCGAATACGTCACGCTGGGATATTCGGTGTTCGTGCCGGCGACCCCCGAACTGGAGCGGTACCGCCCGCAGATCACTGCGCAGATCGAGAAGCTCATCAAGACGTTCGACATCGAATTCGGCTTCGTGCACCCGGAGTATTTCGTCACCAGTGACGGCGAGATGTACTTCGGCGAGGTCGCCTACCGGCCGCCGGGCTTCAAGGTGTTCGAGCTGCTGGAACGGGCATACGGGTTCAACGCGTACCAGGGTCTTGTGCTGGCCTTCGACCCGAAGACGACCGAGGAGGAGATAGACGCCTTCTTCCCGCGCGAGGTCGTCGACGCGTCCGGGATCGCAGGCTGCTTCGGTGTGTACCCGCGCCGTCGCGTCGTCAGCGACCTGGAGATCCCGGAGGAGACCGAGGACGACGACTACTACGAGTCGCACGACCTTTCGACCCCGCTAGAGGAGACTGTCACCAAGAGGACCGCGTTCGGCACCCACTGGGGTCTGGTGTACTTCTTCGGTGATGACCCTTACCGGATGCGCGACCTGTTGAAGAAGCAGGAAGAGCTCGACTTCTACGTCTGA
- a CDS encoding aspartate/glutamate racemase family protein, with amino-acid sequence MKTIGLIGGMSWESSAEYYRLLNELVRERLGGLHSARCVLYSVDFAEIEQLQVAGEWEQAGEVLARAAKGVEAAGADLVLICTNTMHKVAEQVQEALSVPLLHLADATADAVLRGGLRRVGLLGTAFTMEQDFYRERLAARGLEVLVPDAEGRALVHRVIYEELCLGEVHARSRVGYQNVIADLVREGAEGVILGCTEIELLIGQEHSPVPVFPTTRLHAEAAVAAAL; translated from the coding sequence ATGAAGACCATCGGCCTCATCGGCGGCATGAGCTGGGAGTCCAGCGCCGAGTACTACCGGCTGCTCAACGAACTCGTACGCGAGCGCCTTGGCGGCCTGCACTCCGCCCGCTGCGTGCTGTACTCCGTCGACTTCGCCGAGATCGAGCAGCTCCAGGTCGCGGGGGAGTGGGAGCAGGCGGGTGAGGTGCTCGCGCGGGCGGCCAAAGGGGTGGAGGCTGCGGGCGCCGATCTCGTGCTCATCTGCACCAACACCATGCACAAGGTCGCTGAACAGGTCCAGGAGGCTCTCTCCGTGCCTCTCCTGCACCTCGCGGACGCGACAGCCGACGCGGTGCTGCGCGGCGGCCTGCGGCGCGTGGGGCTGCTCGGCACCGCGTTCACCATGGAGCAGGACTTCTACCGGGAGCGGCTCGCCGCGCGGGGCCTTGAGGTGCTGGTGCCGGACGCGGAAGGGCGCGCGCTCGTGCACCGCGTGATCTACGAGGAGTTGTGCCTCGGGGAGGTGCATGCGCGGTCCCGTGTCGGGTACCAGAACGTCATCGCCGATCTCGTACGAGAGGGAGCCGAGGGTGTGATTCTCGGATGCACGGAAATCGAGCTGCTCATCGGGCAGGAGCACAGCCCGGTGCCGGTCTTCCCGACGACCAGGCTGCACGCGGAGGCGGCCGTGGCGGCAGCCTTGTAG
- a CDS encoding RNA polymerase sigma factor SigF has product MEDTMSPRLDESRTDRATSTLSPNRIETEIPGPRTEATPDNVPALTSVPEAEALEGLADLPEIPPFDEVGPLDARALSKTLFERLESLEEGTHEYAYVRNTLVELNLALVKFAASRFRSRSEPMEDIIQVGTIGLIKAIDRFELSRGVEFPTFAMPTIVGEIKRFFRDTSWSVRVPRRLQELRLDLAKAGDELAQQFDRAPTVGELAERLGISNDEVVEGMAASNAYTASSLDAQPEEDDSEGALADRIGYEDHGLEGIEYVESLKPLIAELPSRDRKILSLRFVANMTQSEIGEELGISQMHVSRLLSRTLVKLRKGLTVDE; this is encoded by the coding sequence ATGGAGGACACCATGTCACCCCGGCTCGACGAATCGCGCACTGACCGAGCGACGTCGACACTCTCACCGAACCGTATCGAGACCGAGATCCCGGGTCCCCGCACGGAAGCCACGCCGGACAACGTCCCGGCCCTGACGTCCGTACCGGAGGCGGAAGCCCTTGAGGGCCTCGCCGACCTGCCTGAGATCCCGCCGTTCGACGAGGTGGGACCGCTGGATGCGAGGGCTCTTTCCAAGACCCTCTTCGAACGCCTCGAGTCGCTCGAGGAAGGCACGCACGAGTACGCGTACGTGCGCAACACCCTGGTAGAACTCAACCTCGCCCTGGTCAAGTTCGCCGCCTCCCGGTTCCGCTCCCGCAGCGAGCCGATGGAGGACATCATCCAGGTCGGCACCATCGGCCTGATCAAGGCGATCGACCGCTTCGAGCTCAGCCGCGGCGTCGAGTTCCCCACCTTCGCGATGCCGACCATCGTCGGCGAGATCAAGCGCTTCTTCCGCGACACGAGTTGGTCGGTGCGCGTCCCGCGCCGCCTTCAGGAACTCCGACTGGACCTCGCCAAGGCGGGCGACGAACTCGCCCAGCAATTCGATCGCGCCCCCACGGTGGGCGAGCTCGCCGAGCGCCTGGGCATCTCCAACGACGAGGTCGTCGAAGGCATGGCGGCGTCCAACGCCTACACGGCGAGCTCGCTGGACGCCCAGCCCGAGGAGGACGACTCCGAGGGCGCGCTCGCGGACCGGATCGGCTACGAGGACCACGGACTCGAAGGCATCGAGTACGTCGAGTCGTTGAAGCCGCTGATCGCCGAACTCCCGTCCCGTGACCGGAAGATCCTCTCGCTCCGCTTCGTCGCCAACATGACGCAGTCGGAGATAGGCGAAGAGCTCGGCATCTCGCAGATGCATGTGTCGCGACTGCTGTCGCGGACTCTCGTCAAGTTGCGCAAGGGATTGACTGTCGACGAGTGA
- a CDS encoding STAS domain-containing protein, translated as MDRGTVGSAQGGRLLVEVRAEGPSVVVTPAGELDHHTADVLREPLEACLDDGFSRLVVDCSRLEFMDSTGLNVLLGARLKAEAAGGGVHLAAMQPVVARVFEITGAEAVFTVHDTLEAALAD; from the coding sequence ATGGACCGCGGGACAGTCGGTAGCGCGCAGGGTGGCCGGCTTCTGGTCGAAGTCCGGGCCGAGGGCCCGAGCGTCGTCGTGACCCCGGCTGGTGAGTTGGATCACCACACGGCCGATGTGTTGCGTGAACCACTCGAGGCCTGCCTCGACGACGGCTTCTCGCGGCTCGTCGTCGACTGTTCGCGCCTGGAGTTCATGGATTCCACCGGACTCAATGTCCTGCTGGGGGCTCGGCTCAAGGCCGAGGCCGCGGGGGGCGGAGTGCATCTGGCCGCGATGCAGCCGGTGGTGGCCCGAGTCTTCGAGATCACTGGAGCCGAGGCGGTCTTCACTGTCCACGACACGCTCGAAGCGGCGTTGGCCGACTGA
- a CDS encoding ATP-binding protein has product MSTTRPCSPGDRGPEYQAVVADAPVDQVAPAATGRQGRQVRRLSLSGASGIVPLARDFARQSLQAWGWLPAAGADQRAAAEDVLLVVSELVTNACLHAEGPDELWLSSDSKVLRIEVSDRGAGQPAPRTPHRAGRPGGHGMFIVQRLCLDWGVVRTPGVSGKTVWAELSAPV; this is encoded by the coding sequence ATGAGCACCACCCGGCCTTGTTCGCCGGGCGACCGCGGCCCGGAGTACCAGGCCGTCGTCGCGGACGCTCCCGTGGACCAGGTCGCTCCGGCGGCCACGGGTCGTCAGGGGCGCCAGGTCCGCAGGCTGAGCCTGAGCGGCGCGAGCGGCATCGTGCCGCTCGCCCGGGACTTCGCGCGTCAGTCGCTCCAGGCGTGGGGCTGGCTGCCCGCGGCGGGCGCCGACCAGCGGGCGGCGGCGGAGGACGTCCTCCTTGTCGTGTCCGAGCTGGTGACCAACGCGTGCCTGCACGCCGAGGGCCCCGACGAGCTCTGGCTCTCCTCCGACAGCAAGGTGCTGCGGATAGAGGTCTCCGACCGTGGCGCGGGCCAGCCCGCACCCCGCACCCCGCACCGCGCCGGCCGGCCCGGCGGGCACGGGATGTTCATCGTCCAGCGGCTCTGCCTGGACTGGGGAGTCGTCCGTACCCCGGGAGTCTCGGGCAAGACGGTGTGGGCAGAGCTGAGCGCGCCCGTGTAG
- a CDS encoding LPXTG cell wall anchor domain-containing protein, with protein MSHQKRRAALALATALAGGSAVLMAAPAAQAEVQDVNYQCKTPIGNKGAVSPIDIKSVKSGSGYKLTMSFQKGVSSSPVELGKGAMKPSALIKLGGAESGTVPVSGAPNDKAIPANTPIKISDLSGTYTPKKSGKVTFTAGVLTIKALGTTTTCTPSNSPKPSLSLDVKGSGGGGTTGGSGGSSDDTGSGDSASAPSGGDELPQTGPADSAIALGTLGGTVLLAGAAGALWLTRRNQAARSR; from the coding sequence GTGTCTCACCAGAAACGCAGGGCCGCGCTCGCGCTCGCCACGGCTCTGGCCGGTGGCTCGGCGGTGCTGATGGCCGCCCCCGCCGCGCAGGCCGAGGTCCAGGACGTCAACTACCAGTGCAAGACGCCCATCGGGAACAAGGGCGCGGTCTCGCCGATCGATATCAAGAGCGTCAAGAGCGGCAGCGGCTACAAACTCACCATGTCCTTCCAGAAGGGCGTCTCCTCCAGCCCCGTGGAGCTGGGCAAGGGCGCGATGAAGCCGAGCGCGCTCATCAAGCTGGGCGGCGCGGAGAGCGGCACCGTGCCGGTCTCCGGGGCGCCCAACGACAAGGCGATCCCCGCCAACACCCCCATCAAGATCAGTGACCTGTCGGGGACGTACACGCCGAAGAAGAGCGGCAAGGTCACCTTCACCGCCGGTGTCCTGACGATCAAGGCGCTGGGCACGACGACGACGTGCACGCCGTCCAACAGCCCCAAGCCCTCGCTCTCGCTCGACGTGAAGGGCTCGGGCGGCGGCGGAACCACGGGAGGCTCCGGCGGATCGAGCGACGACACCGGCTCCGGCGACTCGGCCAGCGCCCCCTCCGGCGGCGACGAGCTCCCGCAGACCGGCCCCGCGGACTCCGCGATCGCACTCGGCACCCTCGGCGGCACGGTGCTGCTCGCGGGCGCGGCGGGCGCGCTCTGGCTGACCCGCAGGAACCAGGCGGCACGGTCGCGCTAG
- a CDS encoding WxL protein peptidoglycan domain-containing protein, with translation MPSLLSVARALTVAVALLVTGAAPATSASADESGAWSVAPSAGGGTRPAKDGRPYFYVEGTPGSVLEDTVTVTNPGSKPRTVELSGADADNTRGGAYSLKRSKPKDTGSWITFAERKVKVPPRTRAEVPFSVSVPEGAVPGDHPGAIVAREGGRDAGVRVHLRVSGPTLSALTVERVKAEGERISYDVVNRGNTVLTPRLTVRAQGVFGPLLDRGPRTLPVELLPGRRVTLTEPWTDAPALDSVEVTLTVKASGGAHDEATASARFVPWGAVAGVAAGVLGLAVAGVWFVRRRRGSGDPPRDEPEQGGTELELAGAGTGRGEQL, from the coding sequence ATGCCGTCGCTGCTGTCCGTTGCACGTGCCCTCACCGTGGCCGTGGCCTTACTGGTGACGGGCGCGGCGCCGGCGACCTCGGCGTCCGCCGACGAATCGGGAGCGTGGTCCGTCGCGCCCTCCGCGGGAGGAGGGACACGGCCCGCGAAGGACGGGCGGCCCTACTTCTACGTGGAGGGCACGCCCGGCTCCGTCCTGGAGGACACGGTGACGGTCACCAATCCGGGGTCGAAGCCGCGCACGGTGGAGCTGAGCGGCGCGGACGCGGACAACACCCGGGGCGGCGCGTACTCCCTCAAGCGCAGCAAACCGAAGGACACCGGCTCCTGGATCACCTTCGCCGAGCGCAAGGTGAAGGTGCCGCCGCGCACCCGCGCCGAGGTGCCGTTCAGCGTGAGCGTCCCCGAGGGCGCCGTGCCGGGCGACCACCCCGGGGCGATCGTCGCGCGGGAGGGCGGCCGTGACGCGGGGGTCCGCGTGCATCTGCGGGTGAGCGGGCCCACGCTGTCCGCGCTGACGGTCGAGCGCGTCAAGGCCGAGGGCGAGCGCATCTCGTACGACGTCGTCAACCGCGGCAACACGGTCCTGACCCCCCGGCTCACGGTTCGCGCGCAGGGCGTCTTCGGCCCGCTGCTGGACCGGGGGCCCCGCACGCTTCCGGTGGAGCTGCTCCCCGGCCGCAGGGTCACCCTGACGGAACCGTGGACCGACGCCCCCGCCCTTGACTCCGTCGAGGTCACCCTCACGGTGAAGGCATCGGGCGGAGCCCACGACGAGGCGACCGCATCGGCCCGCTTCGTGCCGTGGGGAGCGGTGGCGGGGGTGGCGGCCGGGGTGCTGGGGCTCGCGGTGGCGGGGGTGTGGTTCGTGCGCAGACGCAGGGGCTCCGGGGATCCACCACGGGACGAGCCTGAACAGGGCGGTACGGAGCTGGAGTTGGCGGGAGCGGGCACGGGAAGGGGCGAGCAACTGTGA
- a CDS encoding alpha/beta hydrolase — protein sequence MRRTLPVLALCVALLSSSAAVEAAPEPSPGKTFSYGGHARQNITVYGDRSARPALMILHGGSWVRDTDWSARARWFAARGFTVYDTDYRLATDAAWPAQRDDVLAALRWVKRRGGSAPLVLGSSAGGHLAVSAGAYGAGRKRVRGVVALSPVASPYRAWKDGGMPAASSPQRKLRGTAELLAGCVPDRAAGRCWKKWVDLVAKSHASGKDDAPLFLTHSAADFVPVAHSTDLAHAQTVAGLRDATVRIEQGTAHGGELLRNPGFAQAVLRWLRQHA from the coding sequence ATGCGTCGTACATTGCCGGTCCTCGCCCTGTGTGTGGCGTTGCTGTCGTCCAGTGCCGCCGTCGAGGCCGCGCCCGAGCCGTCGCCGGGCAAGACCTTCTCGTACGGGGGGCACGCGCGGCAGAACATCACCGTGTACGGCGACCGGTCCGCGCGCCCCGCCCTGATGATCCTGCACGGCGGCTCCTGGGTGCGGGACACCGACTGGAGCGCCCGTGCGCGGTGGTTCGCGGCACGCGGGTTCACCGTGTACGACACCGACTACCGCCTCGCCACCGACGCCGCCTGGCCCGCGCAGCGCGACGACGTGCTCGCGGCCCTGCGGTGGGTGAAGCGGCGCGGGGGCTCCGCGCCCCTGGTGCTCGGCTCGTCCGCGGGCGGGCATCTCGCGGTCAGCGCGGGAGCGTACGGCGCCGGACGCAAGCGGGTGCGCGGCGTGGTGGCCCTCTCCCCTGTCGCGTCGCCCTACCGCGCCTGGAAGGACGGCGGGATGCCCGCCGCCTCTTCCCCGCAGCGCAAGCTGCGGGGGACGGCGGAGCTGCTCGCGGGGTGCGTGCCGGACCGGGCCGCCGGGCGGTGCTGGAAGAAGTGGGTCGACCTGGTGGCCAAGTCGCACGCCTCCGGCAAGGACGACGCGCCCCTGTTCCTCACGCACTCGGCGGCGGACTTCGTGCCGGTCGCCCACTCCACGGACCTCGCGCACGCGCAGACGGTGGCGGGCCTGCGGGACGCCACCGTGCGCATCGAGCAGGGCACGGCGCACGGGGGCGAGCTCTTGAGGAATCCGGGCTTCGCCCAGGCGGTCCTGCGGTGGCTGCGGCAGCACGCTTGA
- a CDS encoding peptide MFS transporter codes for MASSLTKDSAGTPGSEKTFFGHPRGLATLFMTEMWERYSFYGMKALLPLYLIAPGGMNMSATTATAIYSVYMSMVYLLAMPGGWMADRFWGPRKTVAIGAIVVILGHITLALPSSATFFAGLGLVALGSGLLKANISAMVGHLYDGPEDPRRDGGFTLFYIGINVGAFLAPLTIGTVGENVNWHFGFALAAIGMALGLGQFMLGSRHLSAESSVVSQPATPQQRASALRNGLIWLIVAVALYTFLGVTGNFADWALMPLTIAGLVIPVTVLVRMKRDKELTTLEQSKLSGYVWFFIVAAVFWMIYDQNGSTLSIFGEHSTTNNLLGFDFPTSWYQSLNPIFIMALAPVVASAWLWLNKRGKEPSTAVKFASSLTLIGISFLVFLIPLIDTANNGGKVSPMWLVAIYFIQTVGELCLSPVGLSVTTKMAPAKYTAQMMGVWFLAVTAGDSVTGLLTSPQLGIDLNNSGAVAVEAVIAVIAGFGIWMNRKKVKELMGSVN; via the coding sequence ATGGCGTCCAGCCTGACGAAGGACTCCGCCGGTACCCCTGGCTCTGAGAAGACCTTCTTCGGCCACCCCCGCGGACTGGCCACACTCTTCATGACCGAGATGTGGGAGCGCTACAGCTTCTACGGCATGAAAGCACTGCTCCCGCTCTATCTCATCGCCCCCGGCGGCATGAACATGAGCGCCACGACGGCGACGGCGATCTACTCCGTCTACATGTCGATGGTCTACCTGCTCGCCATGCCCGGCGGCTGGATGGCCGACCGGTTCTGGGGACCGCGCAAGACGGTCGCCATCGGCGCCATCGTCGTCATCCTCGGCCACATCACGCTCGCCCTGCCGAGCTCGGCCACGTTCTTCGCGGGTCTCGGCCTCGTCGCGCTCGGCTCCGGCCTCCTGAAGGCCAACATCTCCGCGATGGTCGGCCACCTCTACGACGGCCCGGAGGACCCGCGCCGTGACGGTGGCTTCACGCTGTTCTACATCGGCATCAACGTGGGTGCCTTCCTCGCCCCGCTGACCATCGGCACCGTGGGCGAGAACGTCAACTGGCACTTCGGCTTCGCGCTCGCCGCGATCGGCATGGCGCTCGGCCTCGGTCAGTTCATGCTCGGCTCGCGCCACCTCAGCGCCGAGAGCAGTGTCGTCTCGCAGCCCGCGACGCCGCAGCAGCGTGCGTCCGCCCTGCGCAACGGCCTGATCTGGCTGATCGTCGCGGTCGCGCTCTACACGTTCCTCGGTGTGACCGGCAACTTCGCCGACTGGGCCCTGATGCCCCTCACCATCGCCGGTCTGGTCATCCCGGTCACCGTCCTGGTCCGCATGAAGCGCGACAAGGAGCTGACGACCCTGGAGCAGTCCAAGCTCTCGGGCTACGTCTGGTTCTTCATCGTCGCCGCCGTCTTCTGGATGATCTACGACCAGAACGGCTCAACCCTGTCGATCTTCGGCGAGCACTCGACGACGAACAACCTGCTCGGGTTCGACTTCCCGACCTCCTGGTACCAGTCGCTGAACCCGATCTTCATCATGGCGCTCGCCCCCGTGGTCGCGTCGGCCTGGCTGTGGCTGAACAAGCGGGGCAAGGAGCCGAGCACGGCGGTCAAGTTCGCCTCCAGCCTCACGCTGATCGGCATCTCCTTCCTCGTCTTCCTCATCCCGCTGATCGACACCGCCAACAACGGCGGCAAGGTCAGCCCGATGTGGCTGGTGGCGATCTACTTCATCCAGACCGTCGGCGAGCTCTGCCTCTCCCCGGTCGGCCTCTCGGTCACCACGAAGATGGCCCCGGCGAAGTACACCGCCCAGATGATGGGTGTCTGGTTCCTCGCGGTCACCGCGGGCGACTCCGTCACCGGCCTGCTGACCTCCCCGCAGCTCGGGATCGACCTGAACAACTCGGGTGCGGTCGCCGTCGAGGCGGTCATCGCGGTCATCGCGGGCTTCGGCATCTGGATGAACCGCAAGAAGGTCAAGGAACTGATGGGTTCCGTCAACTGA
- a CDS encoding response regulator transcription factor — protein MTRVLLAEDDASISEPLARALRREGYEVEVREDGPTALDAGLQGSVDLVVLDLGLPGMDGLEVARRLRAEGHTAPILILTARADEVDTVVGLDAGADDYVTKPFRLAELLARVRALLRRGAAEPQQAPATHGVRIDVESHRAWMGEEELQLTAKEFDLLRVLVRDAGRVVTRDQLMREVWDTTWWSSTKTLDMHISWLRKKLGDDAANPRYIATVRGVGFRFEKS, from the coding sequence ATGACCCGTGTACTGCTCGCCGAGGACGACGCGTCCATCTCGGAGCCGCTGGCCCGTGCCCTGCGCAGGGAGGGCTACGAGGTAGAAGTGCGTGAGGACGGCCCGACCGCCCTCGACGCCGGGCTGCAGGGCAGCGTCGACCTCGTCGTACTCGACCTGGGGCTGCCCGGCATGGACGGCCTGGAGGTGGCCCGCCGCCTCCGTGCCGAGGGGCACACGGCGCCGATCCTGATCCTGACCGCCCGCGCCGACGAGGTGGACACGGTCGTCGGCCTGGACGCGGGAGCCGACGACTACGTCACCAAGCCCTTCCGCCTCGCCGAACTGCTCGCCCGGGTCCGGGCGCTGCTCCGGCGCGGCGCGGCCGAGCCGCAGCAGGCACCGGCCACGCACGGCGTGCGCATCGACGTCGAGTCGCACCGCGCCTGGATGGGCGAGGAGGAGCTCCAGCTCACGGCCAAGGAGTTCGACCTGCTCCGGGTCCTGGTCCGCGACGCGGGGCGGGTCGTCACCCGCGACCAGCTGATGCGGGAGGTCTGGGACACCACGTGGTGGTCGTCCACCAAGACCCTGGACATGCACATCTCCTGGCTGCGCAAGAAGCTGGGCGACGATGCGGCGAACCCCCGGTACATCGCCACGGTGCGGGGCGTCGGCTTCCGCTTCGAGAAAAGCTGA
- a CDS encoding ATP-binding protein: MRRRLINSTLAVVLVVIAVFGVSLVIVETRTISSSAQERVTSEALRLASIVDSRLISDEKINSEILRDVAAVDTDRYALIEIPGRPAIEIGSRPTGDVIRDTAKGEEGEKVTVEEPRTAVTQEVGRTLLIIGAVALLAIVAAVLLAVRQANRLASPLTDLAETAERLGSGDPRPRHKRYGVPELDRVADVLDGSAERIARMLTAERRLAADASHQLRTPLTALSMRLEEITVTEDLDTVKEEATIALAQVERLTDVVQRLLTNSRDPRTGSAVSFDLDEVIKQQLEEWRPAYRSAGRAIVSSGKRHLRAVGTPGAVAQVLAALIENSLMHGGGTVALRTRVTGTQTVVEVTDDGPGVPADLGARIFERTISGRNSTGIGLAVARDLAEADGGRLEMLQTKPPVFGLFLSRTPPQKRAQEPEDTLR; this comes from the coding sequence ATGCGCCGCCGATTGATCAACAGCACCCTCGCCGTAGTCCTCGTGGTCATCGCGGTCTTCGGGGTGAGCCTCGTCATCGTCGAGACGAGGACCATCAGCAGCAGCGCCCAGGAGCGCGTCACCTCCGAGGCGCTCCGCCTGGCCAGCATCGTCGACAGCCGGCTCATCAGCGACGAGAAGATCAACTCCGAGATCCTGCGCGACGTGGCCGCGGTCGACACCGACCGCTACGCCCTCATCGAGATCCCGGGCCGCCCCGCCATCGAGATCGGCAGCCGCCCCACCGGTGACGTCATCCGCGACACGGCCAAGGGCGAGGAGGGCGAGAAGGTCACCGTCGAGGAGCCGCGCACCGCGGTGACCCAGGAGGTCGGCCGCACCCTGCTGATCATCGGCGCCGTGGCCCTGCTCGCGATCGTCGCCGCCGTGCTCCTCGCCGTACGCCAGGCCAACCGCCTGGCCTCGCCGCTCACCGACCTCGCGGAGACCGCCGAGCGCCTCGGCTCGGGCGACCCGAGGCCCCGCCACAAGCGCTACGGGGTGCCGGAGCTGGACCGTGTCGCTGACGTCCTGGACGGCAGCGCCGAGCGGATCGCCCGGATGCTGACCGCCGAGCGCCGGCTGGCCGCCGATGCCTCGCACCAGCTGCGTACGCCCCTGACGGCCCTCTCCATGCGCCTTGAGGAGATCACCGTCACCGAGGACCTGGACACGGTGAAGGAGGAGGCCACGATCGCGCTCGCGCAGGTCGAGCGGCTCACCGACGTCGTGCAGCGGCTGCTCACGAACTCGCGCGACCCGCGCACCGGCTCCGCGGTCTCCTTCGACCTGGACGAGGTCATCAAGCAGCAGCTGGAGGAGTGGCGCCCCGCCTACCGCAGCGCGGGCCGCGCCATCGTCAGCTCGGGCAAGCGGCATCTGCGGGCCGTGGGCACGCCGGGCGCGGTCGCGCAGGTCCTCGCGGCGCTCATCGAGAACTCGCTCATGCACGGCGGCGGCACCGTGGCCCTGCGGACCCGCGTGACGGGAACCCAGACGGTCGTCGAGGTCACGGACGACGGTCCCGGCGTCCCCGCCGATCTCGGCGCGCGGATCTTCGAGCGGACCATCAGCGGCCGCAACTCGACCGGCATCGGCCTCGCGGTCGCCAGGGATCTGGCCGAGGCCGACGGCGGCCGCCTGGAGATGCTGCAGACGAAGCCGCCGGTGTTCGGGCTCTTCCTGTCGCGTACGCCGCCGCAGAAGCGGGCCCAGGAGCCCGAGGACACGTTGCGCTAG
- a CDS encoding GtrA family protein yields MTERGALRVRMEQLAREVAKFGAVGALGTLVNFGVSNLLWHTTDLQAVRANVIATVVAIAFNYVGFRYFTYKDRDKSSRTKELTLFLMFSAVGLVIENGVLYAAIYGFDWDSPLQRNIFKFVGIGIATCFRFWSYRTWVFKTLPAREAVARAESFLEDGTKAVKADEKRPAGRATR; encoded by the coding sequence ATGACGGAACGTGGCGCACTACGGGTGCGAATGGAGCAGCTCGCGCGCGAAGTGGCCAAGTTCGGAGCCGTGGGGGCGCTGGGCACCCTGGTCAATTTCGGCGTGTCCAACCTGCTGTGGCACACGACGGACCTCCAGGCCGTGCGCGCGAACGTGATCGCCACGGTCGTGGCCATCGCCTTCAATTACGTGGGTTTCCGTTACTTCACGTACAAGGACCGTGACAAGAGCTCCCGCACCAAGGAGCTCACGCTGTTCCTGATGTTCAGCGCGGTCGGCCTGGTGATCGAGAACGGCGTCCTGTACGCGGCGATCTACGGCTTCGACTGGGACAGCCCGCTCCAGCGCAACATCTTCAAGTTCGTGGGCATCGGCATCGCGACCTGCTTCCGCTTCTGGTCCTACCGCACCTGGGTCTTCAAGACGCTGCCCGCGCGGGAGGCCGTCGCCCGTGCGGAATCGTTCCTGGAGGACGGGACCAAGGCCGTGAAAGCGGACGAGAAGCGCCCCGCCGGGCGGGCCACCCGCTAG